In a single window of the Salvelinus namaycush isolate Seneca unplaced genomic scaffold, SaNama_1.0 Scaffold305, whole genome shotgun sequence genome:
- the LOC120039875 gene encoding carbohydrate sulfotransferase 1-like: MQCSWKAVILLALASIAIQYTAIRTLTSKPFQLCPVPSPQNCGLLGGPETESPIEGRAGCDDYPYFSFNASRKTHIMVLATTRSGSSFVGQLLNQHADIFYLFEPLYHVQTTLIPRLSHSRNAADRRVMLGASRDLLRSLYGCDLYFLESYIKPAPANHTTDKLFRRGASRALCSQPVCDAFGPTDANVEEGDCVKKCAALNMTLAADACREKRHVAIKVVRVPEIGDLRALVEDPRLNIKVIQLVRDPRGILSSRIETFRDTYRLWRIWRATGRRPYNLDLSQLTVVCEDFLGSVSTGLSHPHWLKGKYMLVRYEDLSRNPLLKTMEIYDFLGLSMDKSVEEWIQTNTRGSTELSAKHKYGTVRDSAANAESWRLKLSYDMVEYTQATCQKVLHQLGYKAVKSAEELKNMSLSLVQDKTFVPFS; this comes from the coding sequence ATGCAATGTTCCTGGAAGGCAGTGATCCTGCTGGCCTTGGCCTCCATCGCCATCCAGTACACCGCCATCCGGACTCTCACCTCCAAGCCCTTCCAGCTCTGCCCCGTGCCAAGCCCCCAGAACTGTGGCCTCCTGGGAGGTCCCGAGACAGAGTCCCCCATAGAGGGGCGGGCCGGCTGCGACGACTACCCCTATTTCAGCTTCAACGCCTCCCGTAAGACCCACATCATGGTGCTGGCTACAACGCGCAGCGGCTCCTCCTTCGTGGGCCAGCTGCTCAACCAGCATGCTGACATTTTCTACCTATTCGAGCCACTCTACCATGTCCAGACCACGCTGATCCCTCGGCTATCTCACAGCCGCAACGCAGCCGACCGCAGGGTGATGCTGGGTGCCAGTCGCGATCTCCTGCGGAGCCTCTACGGCTGTGACCTCtacttcctggagagctacattAAGCCGGCACCGGCCAACCACACCACGGACAAGCTGTTCCGCAGAGGGGCCAGCCGGGCGCTATGCTCGCAGCCCGTGTGTGACGCCTTTGGACCCACCGATGCCAATGTGGAGGAGGGTGACTGCGTCAAGAAGTGCGCCGCCCTCAACATGACCCTGGCGGCCGATGCCTGCCGTGAGAAGCGGCATGTGGCAATCAAGGTTGTGCGTGTGCCGGAGATCGGGGACCTGCGGGCGCTGGTGGAGGATCCACGGCTGAACATCAAGGTTATCCAGTTGGTGCGTGACCCTCGCGGGATCCTGTCGTCGCGGATCGAGACTTTCCGGGACACCTACCGTCTGTGGAGGATCTGGAGGGCCACAGGGCGGAGGCCCTACAACCTGGACCTCAGCCAGCTGACGGTGGTTTGTGAGGACTTCCTCGGCTCTGTGTCCACAGGGCTCAGCCACCCCCACTGGCTCAAAGGGAAGTATATGCTGGTGCGTTACGAGGATCTGTCCAGGAACCCTCTGCTGAAGACCATGGAGATATATGACTTCCTGGGTCTGTCGATGGACAAGAGCGTGGAGGAGTGGATACAGACCAACACTAGGGGCAGCACCGAGCTGTCGGCTAAACACAAGtacggtacggtgagagactcaGCGGCCAACGCCGAGAGCTGGCGCTTGAAACTGTCCTACGACATGGTGGAGTACACGCAGGCCACGTGCCAGAAGGTTCTACATCAGCTGGGCTATAAGGCAGTAAAGTCAGCGGAGGAACTGAAAAACATGTCGCTCTCACTCGTGCAGGACAAAACTTTTGTACCTTTTTCGTAA